The Helicoverpa armigera isolate CAAS_96S chromosome 5, ASM3070526v1, whole genome shotgun sequence sequence ctcagtcTTTAATTTGTACCTAATCGTCTCATATTACCATACTGTCATGGCTACCAACTTAACCACTTTTCTATTAGTCAGTTAGTTAACACGTTTATGTTATATCATGCAGTTAAATCTCATTTGAGGAAAACTAAGGTTTTTAATGTTAGTCGTTGGCCTGGATTCAGGTCTGGTTAGGTTAGGTCAGTTATCAGAGCTGTTGAACGAGATAATCGCTACAAGTCTATCTTAAGTACGggtacactacaaacttttagtcggccgatttgATATGGCTTCGtaaatcagtacgaagatgTATGGAAGTACCTACACACGTTGCAACGATTAGTTAAATTATTTGTCTGATATCAAACCAACTAAAAGCTTTGATTGAATTCTTGATTTTCTAAAAAGATGGATTCACGATTTtctacaaaatcattttttccaCCACCGGGCCAAAAGTTGGCCGactcgactgtttagtctgcagtgtgaaCGTAGACATAGTGTAAACAAAGTAATTATCGAACATGAAAACTTTATGTTCCTTTTGCTGTACTTATTACTTGTTGCAGTGGTTTTGatacattttataaacaaaataaacaagaggGTTTGTCTATACTCATATAAAAGGCTAAGAGTTTGTAGGTTTGCTTAAATGCTCTGATCTCAGAAAGTACTGgggcgatttgaaaaattatttcagtgtcagGCTATTTTTGAAAAAGCCTTTTTATCCAGGCTGTTTATGTGCGTATGTAATAATTCTCACTGTTGCATTGGCAGAAGCTAGAAGTTAAGACAtaatgtacctacgtaataaGACAGTCatctaggtatatattattatgtaccacATAACATCAATTAAACATGTGATAAAATCTGACATGATATCCTAACATACATAACTAGCGGAAATATAAAGATCTGCTTTCCAACATAATTACTAGATTTAACCGTGACTTTgctcataattattttgtagcGGATAATCACGCTATAGACATATGTAACATACCGAATCTGTTATATCTTGGCAGTTAAAGACATGCCattgtaaaaattatataagaaaCTGCGCCAGATACAACAGatgttatattttcttaaaagtagGCAACAGAACATTAGTTCGTAAAACGTTGACTTTTTAAGAATAACAACGAATTGACAACAACTCACCATTTTTAACGTGGGAATTAATTCATTAAAGAAAATTCCGAAGACTCTTCCGAAGATTCAGAAACTTTAGAAATACCTAACATACGTAAGCAAACCCaatataaatgaatttgaaaatattttttttatctcaccATAGAAGTTCCAAAACCATCGTGACATTACTGGACCATAATGTAAACTGCCAGCAAAAATGGCTGctccaaaattttcaaatttcgaacatcacattttttttatctcacCATAGAGGTTCCAAGGAGCATCGTGACATTACTGGACTATAACGTAAGCTACCATTAACAATGGCTGAGCTAAGGTATTCAGCCTATTAAAACTAGGAAGAAGAGGCTTCCCTTATGCAAGCATCACCTAACTACTAATTAGTTTAGCTGCGGATATGATGTGAACGCAAATGGTTATGTTTAcatgtatgttttaatttactGTCGCATGGTTAGAAGCCTTATACGCATAGTAATTATGAGGAATACTTAATCGAGGTAGGCTTTGTATTATTATGAGCCCGCATCCGATCGTGGCGTGAATCGTATGGATAATCGAGAACAACTTACGGGAACATGCACATTGAAGCGAtttgttctatttatttgttgtttctcTATGTAACTTCTTCCCACACCTGGGGAAAATAGCCTTTGTTCTTTtccaggctctagactatctatgtaccaaacatttaatTCGGTCTAGTGGTTCTGACACGAAAGCGGCACACAGTTATTTCGCATTTTTGAGGAAGTAAGGATAGTTTTATGAATTCACGATAAACAGACACCTATAGGTAAAACTTACCgctttttttaaacttactaACATCATATTATTAGAATTAGCTGCTGCCTGAATACAAATGAACTATGACTAAATGACTGTTTTGAATCTACACAGAAacgattttatttgtgtttttccGAAAACTTGATTGACAGATTGACGTCAACTCATCAATTTAGTCATTCCAATCCTAACTTGCTTTAACTCATCATAAATGGGAAAAtagcttacctacttataatattagtgtgatattAAGTACCAGCAATGTATCTATAGTTGACGCTTTAAGTTCAGGGTTTTGTGGCGAAGAGATTTcgtattattttctattgtgaAATGAAATAGTGATACTTATAGGTAGGCATTTACGTTtgaattatgtaggtattatttggtAGGTTGGTGCTTATTGCATTGTTCTTCCTCTCTTTCCACAGAACTTATAAACCCAGACAAACGCGAGAAGAAGTTATTTTTTGATAAACAAGTTGTTCAACCGCGAAACTGCTTTGAACTTTAGCTTCAATTCAGTCTCACGGATTGACAACATTCAAAAAAACATCATCAGTCTCATTCATAGTAAATCCTGTAACACTACGATCAATCGTAACACTATCGGTAGTCAGTTCCGCGATCTATTGCATAAATTGTGACCGCTGTGGTCAATTACTCTTACACAACGGTTAACAGTTATCTCACCGTAAACAGATTGGGAAGCAAGTACTGGTAAAACGTGCTCAAGTGCTGCAATATCCGACACGGGTTCTTACAAGttttacttagttatttttacaagaaaatgCGTAAGTTCGTTGCGCTTTTTTAATCATCAAATCACCTCTCCCGTTGTAGGTGCAGCTCAGGGAGAGCCGCAGTTACTCTTTCGAAGAATCCGGTAGCCCAGAGCACAGATTACCCAGAGGCAGGGTGGTAAGAACCTGAGCTCACCGAGTTCTTAACAGCGCGCTTGTGTCCTACAGAACGGTTTGTTTTTGCTTTGtatgtattgttaagtgtgcaataaagaataagaataggTACGACATTTTATAGTCGAAGAGCAAAAAGATGCCTATTAATTTCGGTGTAATTTTCCTCTTCGTCATTTATTTCAGGCGAATACGCTCAGACAGAATAAGAAATCTTATCCTGCTtattctacatatttataataataggtatccAAATCCTAATACCTGTATACTATACTTGCCCATGACACACTCTTCGACTTTTCCTCCAATTTAGGTTACAAATTTTTTCTATAACACAGCCTACTTAGAAGTCCTCAAAATTAGGTAGACAATATTTTCCCTATAACATCTTAGAACCCATCAACTAAATACCTAATCAAGTCTTTACGTAGTGTTGCCATTTCAAAGGTCACGTAGTTCACAATGATATTCTTAACACCAAAACAAATCCGGTTGTCGCAAGCGCATGCATCCTCCTTTCTGTGCATCAATTACGAAAGATATTAAAAGACTTGACCGTTTCGTTATCAGGAACTAGCGACCTCTGTATTCTTCAAATTATGGTATGGTGAAACCAGTTGTTGTCTATGTCAAATGTTTGCAGGAAAATTACAGGTTTCCAATGAAAATTAGTAAGTAAGGAagattgaattttaatgttttttggaATTCTCTACACGTTGTATGTTCGAGGAAAGTTTTCGTTTCTGCAAAaggaaaaacattaaatgttaagTTAGTACgtaccttttttgtttttagatctacatacctattacctatgagcgttattttttttttcatttttggtcTTTGAATCATCATAAAGACACCAACCGATTAGaggaaaaaatgttaaaaattaacTATGCTTTACAAACACGTCataaagattaatattatttaaactcaAAGTTCTCACAGATCCGTCCGCCATTTCGGTAGCCGTTACTTTTTGAAACTAGAGTAAACGTAAccataatgtaaacaaaagtcataatataatattttcctcTTACAAAACggacatgttcattgaacagaGTTGACCTGCGCAATGTTTGGACACGCGTTATGAAATTTATGTATTTCGCCGGTGATTCCACGTACCTACtcagattttgtttttatttgtatgagtataaaatatatttagattgcAGAATTCGTGACACATAAGACAATTatctttcaattaattaatattaaccgGAACTACTGAAAGAACCACTGACCAAATTCCTTGTACGGACAGCAGTTCCCATggaacgcggatgaaaccgcgaaAAAAGGTAGTGTGAAATAggttattacatattttacttaattCGGCAGTTAATTGTGTAGCCGTTCTTTCgccaattttattttctgaaagCACGTAGGTAATTGAATCTTTGCTTAATAGTcatttacttatatttcaaaatatttatttacaatcagaGTGTTTTGATTAGCAGTTCGGAATAAATTGAGCAACCTAAGCCTTCATTAAGTAAGGTTAAGTAATTAAATGTCTAGACGAAATTATTGACAATACCTATAGTCGTATACCAGTGTTAATTTTGCACTCTTCATTTAAAACTGAATCCTATTACAAACGCGAAAGGTTTATATTTAGTTGACTTATGTACATAGGTTTGGTACCCCACAATTTATTGCTACAATAAAGTTAAGAACTAAACTAACAGTTTCATGATTACTAACACATATctaatgatgattatgatggCCATTCATTAAGTACAGCATTTCGAATTGTATTTATGAAATAaggaaacttttataaatatagatatcttttttatttgtctgttGAGTTAAATAGAACATTAGGTAgagatgaatttttaaaattattatgtaagagaaaaataaaacggACACGGTAAATGACGTACGACGTAAGTACGACGTTATGATACGAgtgaaggtttttattttaaccacATGCACAAAAAACGTGTTGATACAAGTTTGACTGCTGTGTTTCCGTGTACTTTTAACTGAAATTAAAACCATCTGCTATTCTGttgaaggaaaataaataatgtttgcattaaaatatttacttctatttttttcagttttctttCTTTGTCGCCAACTGCTGCCATCTATCGGTGTCAGGCCAGACTTCATTATTACTTAGATTACTTACGCCTCATTAAGTAACATTGACCAAAGTAATTGTTAAGCTTAGTAAATCAAGTATGTGTCTCCATTTCGTTGTACCGTTAAACCAATGCGTAGGTGGCGCTTGAATCGCAATTAAAATGTcaaagaatttataattttattgatttaatgtaGATTCTGAATGGCCACTTTATTAGCtctaaaacacattttttatcatATAGTCTCAAGCAGGTAATATgtctattaaattaattttatttatatccattCTCTTAATAGAGAGAACCTGATGTTGTCCTTGATCCAGTCTCTCAACTAAAATCTATTCTTACGTGTTTGGATTTTCTTTCCCGGACCTCTGAGTACCTCATAACTGCCATAGTTCTGGTCATAAACTCATACTTTTACCTTAAAAGTAATTCACACTCCCACTAAGCAAAAGGATTACCACTACAGCTAATTcaaatacctaagtatgtatattttggtcAACCACAAGGAAACAAAAACTCAAATGAACTGacgaattatatttatttttacattatctcCTGATATCACATGTCAATGATATAGTAATGACAATTGCAAGCGTAGATACAGAATtaattctgaataaaacagatgaatatgaaacaaatgatattagacttaaaatatttgtaacgcCTTCCAGATGCaatgatttaattaatgagAAGCCAAGTTGATGAATAGGTATTAATATTTGATTCGGATGTAGTAGAAAAGAGTACAATCCATGTAATATCCTCCTTTGCAAAGTTACCAGTTAGCATGGATATGCCATGTAGGTACCCATTGATATAGGAAAATATGTGTGTCATAggaatgtaatttaataatgatattgatgcaaaaataataactttatacaTACTTTTAACCAAGCTTAGCTTTGGATGAACACCGTGACTGAtgaagctgatgatgatgatgaccatgATATAAGAAGGCATACAATGATGAAATTTTGCGAATGATCATAATAACACTATTCATGTGTTTATATCATgatgaaaatatatgtttgaACACTTCATCCGTTTCCaagaagaatttatttacacaatctGAAGTTGCGTCAGCCGGTACGTGTTCTGTTAAATAATACTatgctatttatttacaaccttACTTTACCACTTAAATAACCAATACCTTACAACTAGTATCTGTGTTAACACTTTGAAACTAATCACTGTACAATATAACCGTAAAGGGCTGGCATGGTAGATGAATAAGTAATATGAaaactatgaaatatttaattaatcatgaAATTGTTGTTAGTTACATTTGATGATAAAAATGAATGTGATATTTAATGAACCaaccctaaaatatttttcgaattacCACAGGCCTTCGACATTGTTAACGACCCACATAAACATAGACAGACGTACATACAAAATCACAAACAACTTAAAATTACAGGGTAACCCAATATGACCACGAATCACGGGAAAAGTTCTTTATAAGTAAACTTTGACGTTATTTTGTTCGCCATTTCTGTGAAGAGGTCCGCAAGGGACTTCTCTAGGACCGGGCTGATTTCTTGAAGGAAGACTTGTGAGTTCTCGTTGATGACCCTGTTGGTGGCGGGCCCGAGGACTGGGTCGCCATCGAACAAGTTAGTCAGGTAGATGGAGGACTGGCCAACACGGAGCTTCACTTTGAAGGGATCGAACTGAAGGTATTCGTCTTCTCCGATCTTTTCTTTGTGTCCCCTCATTGTGACGTTGCAAGCGTAGTCCCCTGAAATGAGAGTTTATGATTAATTTGTATAACAATCAATGTCTTAATGCACTTTTCTCGCTATTGAGTCATACGTCTCTAGCAAGATATTTTGAAGCATGAGGACTTTGGAGTAACTTAGGAGGTTAAAAAAACTTGGGCTCTAACAAAAATCATAGTATCTAATATCTTCACTGATTACATTACACAAGcaagttaaaatatttcttcCAGCGATCTCCACGCCAACTAATAATTACGTCGTATATTATACCCGTGTGAGTAATTTGAGTGGTATCTAGTCCGCACATAATGTAGGAAGTGGCAGTTAGATAAGTGTGAAGTCTTGTTTCGCCTACGCAATAGTTCCTGATGTTCTATCTCCTCTTCCTGAAGGTAACATGATAGCTATAAGATGATATATCAGGGAATATGGTAAGTAAATCAATAGTAGTAGTCTAGTTCCGTATACTGCACTTGGTGAAAGACGCAAAACGGAAGTATATCTCCCAACGACTGTAGATTGCGTGGTTGATAACAATACCAATCATCTATGCGAAGTGTCCTAAAATTGAAGATTTCTATCAGAGGTTTCAAAGAGAATTGactttaaaatgcaaataacaaaaatctgcaatacaaaaaaaaatattaatgaatgagATGATAAAAGGTAGATGTAAAACCTTGACGTAAAAATGACATAAAAGAAGCAAGATTGACAAAAGTAGATAATAAAGAAACAGCTACTGAAACTAGCTACCTTAAAATTGTCAATCAGGTCCACAACATCGAATTCTTGATAAGCAATGATAAAGATTACATAAAGTGGCATGGTAACCCAGTAAGCACGCACGTGCAGAATGTAACGTTTACACCTATGCTAAGCATTGCATGGCGCATTAGTAAGCGGAGGTGTACGGTACAAGTGAAGAACGAATTGTATTGCAAAGGTCCATTTAAAGAAGTCCCGcggaaaattgtggaactatatatttttgtacgtatttactgAGCTATCGCATAGACACTAGCGCTGCGTCTGCGGGACTTCTTTCGTGATATGGACTTCACTTGACGTCTATTTTTAAGGTAAACTTCGACTGCCTCAAAGCCAAGGAACTTTTTGAAATGAACCAAATTATAAACATATCATTGGCGTTGCAGAGGGAAATAAAGATTGAAGAGAAGTTGGATGGATGGTATTGACATGAATATGACGTACAATGAGTCACAGAGTGGAACGGAAAACATAATGCGCCGACAAACTTTGTACGAGGAAAAGATGTTAATTCAAGAGGGCAGCAGAGTTGGCAAATATAATAGTACATATAtctattattgaaataagtgtgtaaataattttaattttattactagcgGGAAAAACTAAGGCCAAGGAAAAACTGACGGTTAACAAggatattacttaaataaatatttttgtattgtctGAGCCAACTCATTTACATTACGtagtaattatttaatgaataacTATGGTTACAACAATATTTACTGAACTAACATAACATTTTCTTGCAAATGTACTTGACATTAAAGATCAAGGCTTATAGGTGCTAAACTTTTGAATAATTACAACATTAATGGAACTTAAGCCTTGTATAAAGTAACACATATAAAATTTACACTGGACTTTAAACTCATTTCAAAGAAACTGTCGTTCAACAAAAAAACACCAACGTGctttacatacataagtaataagttaattaataagttaatttaTAAGTTAGTTAATAAGTTACGCATAAGTGTTACTATGCAGCAATCTCGCCTTGTCAAGATAGTCATCTATTACCTGAATAACCGTCGCTATCAGCTTAACCTTGTCCATCTATTGATTCGTGTGGATGTTACTTTAAAAGACATTAAATCCAGCTCAATCCTATAAAAAACTTGGCTCAAGCAATTTCGTTCTTCAAAATTTATTCTGACGTCAattgttttcttctttttctttatgaGTCTACAATCTACTGTCCTGTAGCAATTTCTCGGGTCTCCCGTCCCTTGCACCTGGTGACCGCAATGCGTGCAAACGGTGCCGCAGACAGGTGCAACCCAGCGAACGTCATACGTCATCCGATGCAACACAGTTCAACAAACTCTGCCATTACACTATTTACTAATGCACTTATGAAATCTCAATTCCTTGTACTAGAATGTTTGTGATGAAAGATCAATTGTAATATGAGAACTGTTTGAGTtcttaaattactatttaatctaggttcatatttttttatcttatttgtttttatattggaTTTTATCTCCGTATCCTAAAACTCATATTTCTTATCTATAGATACACCTACAgacattatttttgtgattaggTTCATTTAAACTAGCTAGGACACTCTCCAGTAGTAGACAGTATGACCTTCGCTCAAACCTTTCCTCTGCGTCTCAGCCATCACTAAGGCCAAATGGCAGTCTAAATCGCACAAAGCGATGAAAAAAAAAGCATATTGTCAAACCTAATTAATGGAGTTCCAGATACATTCTTGAAGTTCCTGAATAATATAGAGTCACACGTGCGTGACCGCTAGCGTCCATTTGGCAGAGCAATTAACACGCAAACGAGGCATGACCACGTTCAGTTAGCCAAACATATGACGATCAGAGGCAACTTGGAATACCTTCACTCCTTATTCAACTTGTTTAGAATGACTGATGCCAATAAATACGAAAAATTACAATTACTCAGAGAGAGATATCTGTTAATGAGACGCTCAAGATTTCCACAGGTCTAATTTAATAACTAGGAACATAAATCCTTATTTACCATTATGCATACTAGTAAAACTGTatgaaaatccgttcagtaTTGTTTGTAGTTCTTGTTAAACAAATAGACAGACACGGAATACTTCGTTTTACATCATTATGTTGATTTGGTCATAGATACATTATTTTGAAGAATGATCTTGACATAGAAATGGTATTACATAATGTGGTTCGCAATCGATTCATGCGATCAGCCTGTTAAATAACTTTCTTTCATGATCGAGTTTATTTCTGGTTACGCCAATGCAACAATGTGGTAAACTTGTATTGCTGTTTTGATGACATCAAGTTTATCtataaaaagattttcatttacggccggttcacacatgtctccgttttactgttccgttttatcgtgtacgttttttttCGTCGATGGCGTATGTAGTTGTATGAGTGACTTCACACATGGCACAGTATTCTGTATACAGTAAAAACGCCatcgacgaaaaaaaaacgtacacgatAAAACGGAACAGTAAAACGGAGACATGTGTGAACCGGCCGTTAGGTGTAAAAGGGGCCACTAGatttgttaaaagtttttatgaaacttaaaaTCGCTGAGGTTCACTTTTCTACAGGAGTAAAGAGAGAGGAAATAAAACTCACCCAGCTTTAATTAAATGTCAGTAACCAACAAAATTGATATCACCTTACTCTACAAAAGGACCCACTCCTAAAGACCACATTTGTCGTCAACTATACGTTTGGTAGTACATTATCGAATATATCTTGAACAGGTAAAGTAAACCTATCAAACTCAACCACAACCTATGTCCATGCAGTGTAAATAATTATCTACCTACGTCGATATACgacatacctatacctatctGGAGTGCACTACGCTAGAAAAAGATAAATAGGTAGGTGCTAAAAATATACTACTTACTGAAGGTGCCAGTGATGTTTCCTCTGCCTTGCAGACGCAGCAGCAGCACCTGGATGTCCATCTTGTACTTGCCAGCGAAGTCCAGCTTCGGCAGCAGCAGCTTGAAGTCAAACCTGTTCTTGTCCAGATCTGACCTGGAATTTTACAAATAGATTTGGTCACTATTAAGTAAGATATATTAAAGATAGATGATATTATTGGGCATTGCCTAACTGTAGAATATTTAACGGTTTATTTGTGGTTTTACCCGCCTCTCGCAGAAACGTCTCTGGCCAcgtgaataaaaagtagccgaactcgtaaaaatgtttcaaattggaccagtagtccCTGAGATTAGCAAGTTCAAGCAAACAGGCAAACTTTTCATATATTTCGGTTTATAGtatttagtatagatataaaaaaaatatatgtaaacgGGCCTCGTTTACTTAGAATAGGCTTAACCCCACACAAGTTCagcgatataaaaaaaacttttggcATAGGATTCTGACCTTACATTGTCTTAACTTCAAGGTTAGTAGTCAAATGTGTGACGTATATgttagaatttataaatatggGTATATATCCACCAGTTTCCAAAATATCGGTCATTGGCAACGTGATATTTACGCGAAACCACAAAATAGATACCTACCCAGTAAATTCATAAGTTATTCAAAACTCGTAGAAGGTTACTCTATCTGGGACAAAGGTTGCTCAGATCTAAAATTTTATAATCCTTTTTAGCCCTTGGAACTAACCATAGACACACACCGCAAAGATTAGGAAAATCTTATATGGAGACGACTTTTTCAATCtgtacatattataaagcttgtttgtttgcttaaaatctcaggaactactgactcaatttgaaaaattctataaGTATAAGACAGCCCTCaatatcgaggaaggctatcaGTTACTTTTTATCGGGACTCACGGATTAGTTACAATGGGGCAtgagtgaaaaaaaatattcgcgaaAAAGCTTAGCCTATCAAGAACTGGATTTTATTGTAACCTTTTTCAAACACAGGTACGTCTGTCACAGACTACGAGGATTCTAACTCTAATTTCGTAAGAGGACTTAATCGCTAAGCTTTCTCCTCCTGCACCGACCTTCGATAATGAAGAATAATTCACTTTAATAGGTTTACGATCGGAAATGTGAACAGATCCTTTGCCGACCGAAGTCAGGAAGCGTTTATATAAGGTGCTGAAACCTACAATAATTTCCTGTAATATATGTGTAATACATACACATTTCATAAGGGAAAATACTTGCTGCTTGTTTACGAAGGATAATCATTTACACGCGGAAGCTAACTGTACTCATTATTTCTGTGTACACATTGTCTTCTTTATCAATACTTCTATATCTATCCTAAAATAATGAAAGGATTTTTTGTTGGTCTAtttgtaccctgaaggctcagaaactactgaacagctacactatccccgagtaacataaattattttttatccgggtacgaggTCGAGATTCCCACGACATGCAtgtgaaaccacaggaaacaactagtaagttataaattataagaATCCCTGcgacaaaaaattaagtaagtaaggCAAGGCTAACAAAAATATCACACAGACATACCTAAAATGTTGAAAGGCTTCTGTATCAAATTGCCTAACAATTATGGATTTCAAATAtgcaaaaatcataaaacatgatattttaatttcgtaagTCATCGCCGTCATTGAAGGAAGACCACATTGAGATAGATcagatatatgtacatatactaTATGGCGTTTTTGATGAGTTTTAGTTttactagaatattttttttattgtaaatatgtaaatatctcTCCTTTatgttctaaaaaaaatatacctctcTTCAAAATAAAGTCTACTCACTTAAGTTCTTCAATGATGAAGTTGCTGGGCCCACGGACCTTGACATCGTTCACAACTGCAGTCAGCTTGGCACCCTGAGGGCCGCGAGCTAGAGCAATCTGCCCCAAGCTTAGAGGTTCGATTCCTGGTACATTCAGTTCTGGGATACCCTGGAAATTAACGTCAATTTTATCAGCTTCACTTCTTAATAGGCacggtaataggtacctacattttatgacACACCAGTGACTTCCAAAAAGCTTTGAAGTAGGCCCTATTCGTACCTATCTGCGAGACTGCTCAGCTATATTTTATAGTCGGTTTagaaaaaaactacatatatcAAAACATGAAGAACGCAGAGCTTGTCTATGGTCACCCAAAGCTGTATCCAATATGCTATAAGGTGGCTGGTTGGATGAATCACAATTTAATTCATCATACTGAAGACAATTCTAACTATAGCAAAAAGACCATGACAGACCACCTAATCTGCATGAGCAGTTCCAGCATACAAAGTACACATTACCCTGGCTTAATGCATATAAGGCTATTTTTATTCAGTGCGTACACAAACAGTTCTGCTATGAATAGTAAATAACATGTAATTGATCAGCACATTCTATTAA is a genomic window containing:
- the LOC110384669 gene encoding protein takeout codes for the protein MLPTAVLLFVLHFVAADIPSYIKVCQRNDPQVDKCIMNSVDLLRPKMIEGIPELNVPGIEPLSLGQIALARGPQGAKLTAVVNDVKVRGPSNFIIEELKSDLDKNRFDFKLLLPKLDFAGKYKMDIQVLLLRLQGRGNITGTFRDYACNVTMRGHKEKIGEDEYLQFDPFKVKLRVGQSSIYLTNLFDGDPVLGPATNRVINENSQVFLQEISPVLEKSLADLFTEMANKITSKFTYKELFP